Proteins from a genomic interval of Candidatus Cloacimonadota bacterium:
- a CDS encoding cache domain-containing protein: MKSCNKLIQITFSRFIPNIHFIHPIVIASLFLLFSGCTGKYDELDVSMYHYRDTKNLVKFVYDAAKILEKEGLAGLEYFHENREHFRTKDTYLYIYDLDFNCVFHSGMENLENLNLWSIIDKNGKKVAALTFKALEDETNPHSWIHYTWWEPGKFFPVPKSSCHFRVTTPEGKEYCVGGGINYPQEEQEFMRINVDNAAELIEEKGHDAFDEISDPTSEYNYREVSIFAFGPDGKILISPVLEDSLAKIELLECTDEVGNKPFVKAVNELQTNDSVWEVFLAKNRFRRELVKKCMYIRKAVYGDEIIYVGAVTDLPNPP, encoded by the coding sequence CCCTATTTCTTCTCTTTTCAGGCTGTACAGGAAAATATGACGAACTCGATGTCAGCATGTATCATTACCGGGACACAAAAAACCTAGTGAAATTCGTGTATGATGCTGCGAAAATCCTCGAAAAAGAGGGATTGGCTGGACTTGAATATTTTCATGAGAACAGGGAACATTTTCGAACGAAAGATACTTACCTTTACATTTATGATCTGGATTTCAATTGTGTATTTCATAGTGGCATGGAAAACCTGGAGAATCTCAATCTTTGGAGTATCATCGATAAAAATGGGAAAAAGGTAGCTGCATTAACATTCAAAGCCCTGGAAGATGAAACCAATCCGCACTCTTGGATTCACTATACATGGTGGGAGCCGGGAAAATTCTTCCCTGTACCGAAATCATCATGTCATTTCAGGGTAACAACTCCCGAAGGAAAGGAATATTGCGTTGGCGGCGGCATAAACTATCCGCAGGAAGAGCAGGAATTCATGCGCATCAATGTCGATAATGCTGCTGAACTCATAGAAGAAAAAGGTCATGATGCATTCGATGAAATATCTGACCCTACTTCTGAATATAATTATCGGGAAGTAAGTATTTTTGCCTTTGGACCTGACGGGAAAATATTGATCTCACCTGTATTGGAGGACAGTCTTGCAAAGATCGAACTCCTGGAATGCACTGACGAAGTTGGCAATAAACCATTCGTAAAAGCAGTAAACGAATTGCAGACAAACGACAGTGTTTGGGAAGTGTTCCTCGCAAAGAACAGATTCAGACGAGAGCTTGTGAAAAAGTGTATGTATATCCGTAAAGCAGTATATGGCGATGAGATCATATATGTCGGTGCTGTTACAGACCTGCCCAATCCGCCATAA